The window ATCAGGCAGGACGTTCTCCGAAAATATCCGTACCCACTCGAACCAGCGTGGCACCTTCCGCAATGGCCTGCTCAAAGTCCTGAGACATGCCCATGGAAAGATGCGGCAACGTCATGCCGACATGCCGTTCGACCTGTTCCTTCAATTCCCGCAGGTGTGCGAAAAACGGGGATGCCAGATCACCCACACAATGGAAGGGCGGCATGCACATCAGCCCGCGCAGACGCAGCTGCGGCAGCTTGACCACATCCTCGGCAAAGGGGAGCAGGTCCTCGATGGCGATGCCACCTTTCTGCGGCTCCCTGCCGATATTCACCTGAATAAGGATGTCTTGAACACTTACGTCAGCACCGGTCGTCGTAACCGGCAGCATTGCCATACGATTTTGCAGATTCTGTGCCAACTTAAGATTGTCAACGCCGTGAATGAGGGCAAAACGCCCCACCACATCCCTGGCCTTCTTGCTCTGCAAATGGCCGATGAAATGCCATTCCAAGGGAAGACGGGATAGCTCTTCCTGCTTGGCCAAGGCTTCCTGCACATAGCTCTCGCCAAAGACGACCTGCCCTTCTCCGGCAACAACTTCAACAGATTCGGCAGGATGCGTCTTGGAAACAGCCACCAGCGAAACGGAACCAGCGTCCCTTCCGGCCTTACGCACAGCACCCTCTATCCGTTCCCGCACTTCATGATAGCGCGCAACCAGCGCGCCCGATTCTTGCTCGTTCATCATCTGTAAACCCGACCAGATTCTCACTGCCTTGTTACAGGCCGATGCTGCCACCGACCCGAAGCCCGTCACAGCAGTCTGCTGCATACGGTGTTTTGACGGCCATAATGAAAATGGCGGCCGGAGCCGCCATCTGTGTGTTCTGTGCTACGAAGACATCCCCAGCATGCGCAGGAAGCCGATATCCTCGGTCCAGCCTTCGCGGATTTTCACCCACAGTTCGAGATGTACCTTCTTGCCGGTCATTTCCTGAAGCTCTTTGCGGGCGGCGGTGCCCACACTCTTCAGGGTCTGGCCCCCCTTGCCGATGACCATGGCCTTGTGGGTCTTGCGGGCAACATAGATGATGGCGTTCACGTAAATGCGATCACCGGTGTCGTCCCATTTTTCAATCTCCACGGCGGTATAGTACGGCAATTCCTGACGCAGGTCGAGGAAGAGCTTTTCGCGTACCACTTCAGCCGCCATGAAGCGCATGGGCATGGTGGAGAGCTGATCGGCCGGATACAGGGGCGGGCTGACGGGCAGCTTGCTCTTGATGTAATCAAGAATCTTGGTCAGACCGTCCGCATTCTTGGCGGATACGGGAACTACCTCGGCATTGGGCCACAGCTTGCTGAGGCGCTCGAGGAAAGGCAGCATCTTCGACTTGTCGCGGAAGAGGTCCACCTTGTTCACGGCCACGACCACGGGGCGGCTCTCGTTCAGAATCGCCTCGCTCAGCGGCTCGATATCGTTTTCGAAAAACTCCGGCTTGCGGATGTACAGGTCGGAATCAAGCACAACCATGACCACGTCTGCACCGCTCATGGCCTGCCATGCGGTCTGCAGCAGCATCTTGTTCATCTTGCCGCGAAGCTGGTGAATGCCGGGGGTGTCCATGAAAATGATCTGGGCATCCGGACGGGAAAGTATGCCGCTGATCTGGTTGCGCGTGGTCTGCGGCTTGGGGGTGACAATGGCCACCTTCTGCCCAAGAAATGCGTTAAGCATGGTGGACTTGCCCGCGTTAGGCGGTCCCATCATGGCCACCCACCCGCAACGGTGTTCTGTTTCACTCATCGTATATGGTCTCCTGATCAGGTATACGCTATGGTATGTATTGTTCACATCGCCCTGCGGCATGCGCCCGCCGGCTCCAGAGGGCAGGATCATGTACAAGGTTGCCCCTGTTCCGGCGGAATGATCGCGTGAGGAACAATGGCGCGTCGCTGCAACGGGTCGATTTCGGAA is drawn from Desulfovibrio mangrovi and contains these coding sequences:
- a CDS encoding YggS family pyridoxal phosphate-dependent enzyme, producing the protein MMNEQESGALVARYHEVRERIEGAVRKAGRDAGSVSLVAVSKTHPAESVEVVAGEGQVVFGESYVQEALAKQEELSRLPLEWHFIGHLQSKKARDVVGRFALIHGVDNLKLAQNLQNRMAMLPVTTTGADVSVQDILIQVNIGREPQKGGIAIEDLLPFAEDVVKLPQLRLRGLMCMPPFHCVGDLASPFFAHLRELKEQVERHVGMTLPHLSMGMSQDFEQAIAEGATLVRVGTDIFGERPA
- the era gene encoding GTPase Era, with the translated sequence MSETEHRCGWVAMMGPPNAGKSTMLNAFLGQKVAIVTPKPQTTRNQISGILSRPDAQIIFMDTPGIHQLRGKMNKMLLQTAWQAMSGADVVMVVLDSDLYIRKPEFFENDIEPLSEAILNESRPVVVAVNKVDLFRDKSKMLPFLERLSKLWPNAEVVPVSAKNADGLTKILDYIKSKLPVSPPLYPADQLSTMPMRFMAAEVVREKLFLDLRQELPYYTAVEIEKWDDTGDRIYVNAIIYVARKTHKAMVIGKGGQTLKSVGTAARKELQEMTGKKVHLELWVKIREGWTEDIGFLRMLGMSS